The Aphis gossypii isolate Hap1 chromosome 3, ASM2018417v2, whole genome shotgun sequence genome includes a region encoding these proteins:
- the LOC114121491 gene encoding uncharacterized protein LOC114121491 isoform X2, with amino-acid sequence MGYYNIIPKKSSTLHGTKKKIHINSVVTLCHCIIVFFWIICTNPWPSDFRDHGFHVLLNLLIYLFFINLLNGLFLYDEYIENTNEYEEYGPVFKLCKTTRHILFWTYGFFIHIWVITIGLQKLNTAH; translated from the exons atgggctattataatataattccaaaaaaatcaagtaCGTTACATGGTACAAAAAAGAAGATTCACATTAACTCAGTAGTTACATTG tgtcattgtattattgttttcttttggATTATTTGTACTAATCCATGGCCAAGTGATTTTAgag atcatggttttcatgttttactgaatttgttgatatatttgttttttattaatttattgaacggTTTGTTCTTGTACGATGAA tatatagaaAATACGAATGAATACGAAGAATATGGACCCGTATTCAAGCTATGTAAGACAACTAGACACATACTATTTTGGACATATGGTTTCTTCATACATATATGGGTGATTACAATTGGGCTGCAGAAATTGAATACAGC gcATTGA
- the LOC114121495 gene encoding uncharacterized protein LOC114121495, protein MSDTRKRRSSFFPKPAEDNHEKQLELFKNMSWVNEEKENIFSNSTLFGGQGKEALLEYTEKLKSRKQDYPKLVSSKQEEQIHLKEKLRKSKVEISWETACDGLTDFERDFISNRPNYKCLVEKIHLLTLHTALVKRSNYELHVILNAYNRRANEEIDKLQESFIDKIVEDSGVGTSCYSNDTNLSTMDCDTNSSSEDECLISN, encoded by the exons ATGTCTGACACCCGAAAACGCCGTTCTAGTTTTTTCCCAAAACCAGCTGAAG ATAATCATGAAAAACAGTTGGAACTGTTTAAGAATATGTCTTGGGTAAatgaagaaaaagaaaatatattttctaattcaaCTTTATTTGGTGGCCAAGGAAAAGAAGCATTACTAGA ATACACTGAAAAACTGAAAAGTCGCAAGCAAGATTATCCAAAATTGGTATCTAGCAAACAAGAAGaacaaattcatttaaaaga gaaaCTACGTAAAAGTAAAGTTGAAATAAGTTGGGAAACAGCTTGTGATGGATTAACAGACTTTGAACgagattttatttctaatagacCTAATTATAAGTGTTTAGTGGAAAAAATTCATTTACTCACATTACATACAGCCTTAGTAAAAAGATCCAATTATGAACtacatgtaattttaaatgcttataacaGACGGGCTAATGaagaaatagataaattacaagagtcatttattgataaaattgtagAAGATAGTGGGGTTGGTACTTCATGCTACAGTAATGACACAAATTTGTCAACCATGGATTGTGACACAAATTCATCATCAGAAGATGAAtgtttaatatctaattaa
- the LOC114121491 gene encoding uncharacterized protein LOC114121491 isoform X1, whose translation MGYYNIIPKKSSTLHGTKKKIHINSVVTLCHCIIVFFWIICTNPWPSDFRDHGFHVLLNLLIYLFFINLLNGLFLYDEYIENTNEYEEYGPVFKLCKTTRHILFWTYGFFIHIWVITIGLQKLNTALEFKLDRFYVKRVCFLLWSVIFFCIDVYWLMKTCVYHQIINEETENTDQQIIIVKSNK comes from the exons atgggctattataatataattccaaaaaaatcaagtaCGTTACATGGTACAAAAAAGAAGATTCACATTAACTCAGTAGTTACATTG tgtcattgtattattgttttcttttggATTATTTGTACTAATCCATGGCCAAGTGATTTTAgag atcatggttttcatgttttactgaatttgttgatatatttgttttttattaatttattgaacggTTTGTTCTTGTACGATGAA tatatagaaAATACGAATGAATACGAAGAATATGGACCCGTATTCAAGCTATGTAAGACAACTAGACACATACTATTTTGGACATATGGTTTCTTCATACATATATGGGTGATTACAATTGGGCTGCAGAAATTGAATACAGC tttagaatttaaattggaTAGATTTTACGTAAAACGAGTGTGTTTCCTACTTTggagtgtaattttttttt gcATTGATGTATATTGGCTAATGAAAACGTGTGTAtatcatcaaataattaatgaagaaACAGAAAATACagatcaacaaataataatagtcaaatcaaataaatga